The stretch of DNA CAACGGCACGCCCAAAGGCGTGGAAATGCTCACCCAGCACGAACGCAATCAGGCGTGCCTGCCGGCGCAGCTGCGGCAGAACGGTTTCAGCACCCACTACCTGCAAGGCGCCGGTCTGCGCTTCATGGCCAAAGACAAGATCATGCCGCACATCGGTTTCGATGCGACCCATGGCCTGGAATGGTTCACCAACGCCAACTACCTGGAGTTCCCGTGGGGCAAGGATGACAAGGCGTTCTTCGAAGGTGCGCTGGATTACGTCGGCCAACTGAAGCAGCAGAAGCAACCGTGGATGCTCACCCTGCTGACCGTCGGCACGCACCAGCCCTACTCCGCACCGGAGCAATACCTGGAGCGCTACGACACGCCGAAGCAAGCCGCCGTCGGTTATCTCGACGATGCGCTGGAGCAGTTCCTCAGCGGTCTCGAACGCCAGGGCGTGCTCAAGGACACGCTGGTGGTGATCACCTCGGATGAATCCCACGGCATCGATGGCGTTCGCCTGGCGTCGTCCTGGGGCTTCAACCTGACGCTGGCGCCGGAACACGAACAGCTGCCGCGGCTGAACGCCGGGGTCTACGGTCATGTCGACCTGAGCGCGTCGATCCTCGACTATTTCGACTTGCCGGTGCCGTCGGCGTTGAGCGGCCGTTCGCTGTTTCGCGACTATGACAGCGGGCGCGAAATCATGTCCTACACCAACGGCAAGATGCGCTATCACAATGGCCAGGGGATTTTCTCCGAGTGCGACATGCCGCGCCGTTGCCGCTACTACGAAAGTGCCGGGTTCATCGCCGACAGCGCCACCTTCAAGGGCAACGAAAGCAGCCAGCAGGCCCGGCAGATTGCCGCGCGCGCCATGGCGCTGGACCTGTCGCTGCTGCGCACGCCGCTCAATCAGCGCTATCAGTTCGGCAGCAACAACGTGATCCCGCTGCAGGCGCAGATCAACGATGACTGGGCCGACAACCTGATCGGCGCGCAATACCTGGAAATGCCCAAGGGCTCACACACCCGCGTGCGCCTGACCGTGCGTTCGGTGGATCCGCAGCAGGCAGCGTACATTCAGCTCAAGGCCAAGGAGTTCGAACAGGACGTGCAACTGGGCCTGCCGACCGAGATGGTCGCCACGGCGGACCAGCCGCTGGAGATGGATTTCAGTTTCGACAACCCGAAACAGCGCAAGGCCTTCTCGTTCCACTTGCTGGGTTATGGGCTGGGGGCGGTCGAGGTCACGGATTTCAGTGTGATCACTGAATTGCCGGGACAGGAAGATCCACTCGATGCTCTGCCGGACGACGACACCGCGCAATCGAGTTGAGGACATTGCCCGCGTCACGCGACAGGCGTGACGCGGGCAAATGCAGCGTCAAATCA from Pseudomonas sp. P8_229 encodes:
- a CDS encoding LTA synthase family protein, which produces MSVLFRWLRQPQARLFSLILLVLIVPVCLRAVLGWSSPLGYLSDLAIGSLLLVLLHRRAWWLALPLLLFWGLLAVATAELVSAVGRLPNPADLHYLIDPQFVENSTGGGLAHPAVGIILGLALIIWLATRFANRSQTAPALSRAVWAAPALLFAAHWGVQTLWPNDQDPWRLYNLPHQLLATQVADLQLQAEEWLDADVEEAAPQMTGLTDLDLNGHKLLAGPGQARNVLIITLEGIPGAYIRANREAIGSHYQEDLMPNLSRWAERGMNTPDYVLHTHQTIRGLYAMLCGDYDKLNNGTPKGVEMLTQHERNQACLPAQLRQNGFSTHYLQGAGLRFMAKDKIMPHIGFDATHGLEWFTNANYLEFPWGKDDKAFFEGALDYVGQLKQQKQPWMLTLLTVGTHQPYSAPEQYLERYDTPKQAAVGYLDDALEQFLSGLERQGVLKDTLVVITSDESHGIDGVRLASSWGFNLTLAPEHEQLPRLNAGVYGHVDLSASILDYFDLPVPSALSGRSLFRDYDSGREIMSYTNGKMRYHNGQGIFSECDMPRRCRYYESAGFIADSATFKGNESSQQARQIAARAMALDLSLLRTPLNQRYQFGSNNVIPLQAQINDDWADNLIGAQYLEMPKGSHTRVRLTVRSVDPQQAAYIQLKAKEFEQDVQLGLPTEMVATADQPLEMDFSFDNPKQRKAFSFHLLGYGLGAVEVTDFSVITELPGQEDPLDALPDDDTAQSS